A stretch of the Trueperaceae bacterium genome encodes the following:
- a CDS encoding CBS and ACT domain-containing protein, producing the protein MLVSDVMTRQVVAIGPDTPIRDVQALMEQRNVRHFPILEGRAAPGRPDALVGIVSDRDVRLVGADHPRAPAGVRSTDPVSRLMVRSVVTAHPGDPIEETAKTMRLRKIGAMPVMEDGRLVGIVTATDLLDALVRMSGVHQAASRLEVEVPNRPGALAELLGLIADRRVNVVSVMTTRGDDETVSFVLRVATADARGLARHLKGAGVNVAWPPDKRT; encoded by the coding sequence ATGCTCGTTTCCGACGTCATGACCAGGCAGGTCGTCGCGATAGGGCCCGACACGCCCATCCGCGACGTGCAGGCCCTCATGGAGCAGCGCAACGTCAGGCACTTCCCGATACTCGAGGGACGCGCCGCGCCGGGTCGGCCCGACGCCCTGGTCGGCATCGTCTCCGACCGCGACGTCCGCCTCGTCGGCGCCGACCACCCCCGCGCCCCCGCCGGCGTGAGGTCCACGGACCCGGTGAGCCGGCTGATGGTGAGGAGCGTCGTCACCGCCCACCCGGGCGACCCCATCGAGGAGACGGCGAAGACGATGCGCCTGAGGAAGATCGGCGCCATGCCCGTCATGGAGGACGGGCGCCTCGTCGGGATCGTCACGGCCACCGACCTGCTCGACGCGCTGGTGAGGATGTCCGGCGTCCACCAGGCGGCGTCCCGGCTCGAGGTCGAGGTCCCGAACCGTCCCGGCGCGCTGGCCGAGCTCCTCGGCCTGATCGCCGACAGGCGCGTGAACGTCGTCAGCGTCATGACCACGCGCGGCGACGACGAGACCGTCTCGTTCGTGCTGCGCGTGGCCACCGCCGACGCCAGGGGCCTCGCCAGGCACCTCAAGGGCGCCGGCGTGAACGTCGCCTGGCCGCCGGACAAGCGGACCTGA
- a CDS encoding acetoin utilization protein AcuC: protein MRFVFDPELASFQLAPEHPFKPLRYELARTLLRAAGALEEDEVVPPRPVSDDDLLTVHDERYVGLVRAASAPSSRPPDPELQRHGLATADNPVFPRMHQLVRGVVAATVTAVDLVAAGAARRAANLSGGLHHALRDRASGFCVYNDLAVAIRRAVDRHGLRVAYVDVDAHHGDGVQWLFYDEPRVLTVSLHESGRYLFPGTGFTYETGNGRGRGTAVNVPLEPFTDDDSFLECFEAVVPRALRRFAPDLIVLQAGADMHHRDPLADLSLTLRGMRGAYERVVELAEELTGGRLVLTGGGGYDAYRTVPRAWALAWSALAGRSLPAEVPPAWREEWEGRLGVELPATFVDEEPEPSPRAAAIAGRNRSVAQRLLAQLEEIWSEAPAA from the coding sequence GTGAGGTTCGTCTTCGACCCCGAGCTCGCCTCCTTCCAGCTCGCGCCGGAGCACCCGTTCAAGCCCCTGCGCTACGAGCTGGCCCGTACGCTCCTGCGGGCCGCCGGGGCCCTCGAAGAGGACGAGGTCGTGCCGCCGCGCCCCGTCTCGGACGACGACCTCCTGACCGTGCACGACGAGCGCTACGTCGGGCTGGTGAGGGCGGCCTCCGCGCCGTCCTCGCGGCCGCCCGACCCCGAGCTGCAGCGCCACGGCCTGGCCACCGCGGACAACCCCGTCTTCCCGCGCATGCACCAGCTCGTGCGGGGCGTGGTGGCCGCGACGGTCACGGCCGTCGACCTCGTCGCCGCGGGCGCGGCGCGGCGCGCCGCGAACCTCTCGGGCGGGCTGCACCACGCCCTGAGGGACCGGGCCTCGGGCTTCTGCGTCTACAACGACCTGGCGGTGGCGATCAGGCGGGCCGTCGACAGGCACGGGCTGCGCGTCGCCTACGTCGACGTCGACGCCCACCACGGCGACGGCGTGCAGTGGCTCTTCTACGACGAGCCGCGCGTGCTGACCGTGAGCCTCCACGAGTCGGGCCGCTACCTCTTCCCCGGCACCGGCTTCACCTACGAGACGGGCAACGGGCGCGGGCGCGGCACCGCCGTGAACGTGCCGCTCGAGCCCTTCACCGACGACGACAGCTTCCTCGAGTGCTTCGAGGCCGTCGTGCCCCGCGCGCTGCGCCGCTTCGCGCCCGACCTGATCGTCCTGCAGGCCGGCGCCGACATGCACCACCGCGACCCGCTCGCCGACCTCTCGCTGACCCTGCGCGGCATGCGCGGCGCCTACGAGCGCGTCGTGGAGCTGGCCGAGGAGCTCACGGGTGGGCGGCTGGTGCTCACGGGAGGCGGCGGGTACGACGCCTACCGCACGGTGCCGCGCGCCTGGGCGCTGGCCTGGTCCGCGCTCGCCGGGCGCTCGCTGCCCGCGGAGGTGCCGCCGGCGTGGCGCGAGGAGTGGGAGGGGCGCCTGGGCGTGGAGCTGCCGGCGACCTTCGTGGACGAGGAGCCCGAGCCCTCGCCGCGCGCCGCGGCGATCGCCGGACGCAACCGCTCGGTGGCGCAGCGCCTGCTGGCCCAGCTGGAGGAGATCTGGAGCGAGGCGCCGGCCGCCTGA
- a CDS encoding NAD(P)-dependent oxidoreductase, translating to MRVGFIGLGTMGAPMARRLVEAGHDVVVHNRTREREEPLAALGARRAATPRECAAAREVVFTMVSDTPDLEAVVLGPDGAALGLEPGSVLVDMSTVSPAATRRLAAELEDRGVSMLDAPVSGGSEGAERGTLSIMVGGPAEALERVRPLLEVLGKTITHVGASGAGQVAKAVNQVIIAGTYASVAEGMALAMKAGVDREALLRALSGGAASSWVLANRAQNMLRGEYPLGFRTRLHRKDLEIALDEARERGVSMPVAAYVEQLEAGLVGRGYGDEDVSNVARVVRELAGIDD from the coding sequence ATGAGGGTAGGCTTCATAGGACTCGGCACCATGGGGGCGCCGATGGCGCGCCGGCTCGTCGAGGCGGGCCACGACGTCGTCGTGCACAACCGCACCCGCGAGCGGGAGGAGCCGCTGGCAGCGCTCGGCGCCCGGCGGGCCGCGACGCCGCGCGAGTGCGCCGCCGCGCGCGAGGTCGTCTTCACGATGGTCTCCGACACTCCCGACCTCGAGGCCGTGGTGCTGGGACCGGACGGGGCCGCCCTCGGGCTCGAGCCAGGCAGCGTGCTCGTGGACATGAGCACCGTCAGCCCCGCCGCCACGCGGCGCCTCGCCGCCGAGCTGGAGGACCGCGGCGTGAGCATGCTCGACGCGCCCGTCTCCGGAGGCAGCGAGGGCGCCGAGAGGGGCACGCTGTCGATCATGGTCGGCGGTCCGGCCGAGGCGCTGGAGCGCGTGCGCCCGCTCCTCGAGGTCCTGGGCAAGACGATCACGCACGTCGGCGCCAGCGGCGCCGGCCAGGTGGCGAAGGCCGTGAACCAGGTGATCATCGCCGGCACCTACGCCTCCGTGGCCGAGGGCATGGCCCTGGCCATGAAGGCCGGCGTGGACCGGGAGGCGCTGCTGCGGGCCCTCTCCGGCGGCGCGGCCTCGTCCTGGGTGCTGGCGAACAGGGCGCAGAACATGCTGCGCGGCGAGTACCCGCTGGGGTTCCGCACGCGGCTGCACCGCAAGGACCTGGAGATCGCGCTGGACGAGGCCAGGGAGCGCGGCGTGAGCATGCCGGTCGCGGCCTACGTCGAGCAGCTCGAGGCCGGGCTCGTCGGCCGCGGCTACGGCGACGAGGACGTCTCGAACGTCGCCCGGGTCGTCAGGGAGCTGGCCGGCATCGACGACTGA
- a CDS encoding ABC transporter permease subunit, protein MSGAAASGRRWRSVRAVVRKDLTVALASKAVTVPFVVVPVLFMLVLPLGVALLAPVVADEAGAVAELLETFSPTLLASLEGLNDAQRVVVVGIVYMLAPLYLVVPLMVASVLAADSFAGEKERKTLEVLVYSPLSDADLVLAKMLSAWLPAVGIGLGAFVVYAVTANAAAWPVMGRLFVPTAMWLVLLAWVMPAAAALGLGASVIVSARVSTFQEAYQLGGIVVLPVVALVAAQALGVIYLSVWLVAALGLVLWLAAASLLWVGARSLRRTELIARL, encoded by the coding sequence GTGAGCGGGGCGGCCGCGAGCGGCCGGCGCTGGCGGTCCGTGCGCGCCGTCGTGCGCAAGGACCTCACCGTCGCCCTCGCCAGCAAGGCCGTCACGGTGCCGTTCGTCGTCGTGCCGGTGCTGTTCATGCTCGTCTTGCCGCTGGGCGTGGCGCTGCTGGCGCCGGTGGTGGCCGACGAGGCCGGGGCGGTGGCCGAGCTGCTCGAGACGTTCTCGCCGACGCTCCTGGCCAGCCTGGAGGGGCTGAACGACGCCCAGCGGGTCGTCGTGGTCGGCATCGTCTACATGCTGGCGCCCCTGTACCTCGTCGTGCCGCTGATGGTGGCGAGCGTCCTGGCCGCGGACTCGTTCGCCGGCGAGAAGGAGCGGAAGACCCTCGAGGTCCTCGTCTACAGCCCCCTCTCCGACGCCGACCTCGTGCTCGCCAAGATGCTGTCGGCCTGGCTGCCGGCCGTCGGCATCGGCCTGGGCGCGTTCGTCGTCTACGCGGTGACGGCGAACGCCGCCGCCTGGCCCGTGATGGGCCGGCTGTTCGTCCCGACGGCGATGTGGCTCGTCCTGCTCGCGTGGGTGATGCCCGCCGCCGCGGCCCTCGGCCTCGGCGCCTCCGTGATCGTCTCGGCGCGGGTCAGCACGTTCCAGGAGGCCTACCAGCTCGGCGGCATCGTCGTCCTGCCCGTCGTGGCCCTGGTCGCGGCCCAGGCCCTCGGCGTCATCTACCTCAGCGTCTGGCTGGTCGCGGCGCTGGGGCTGGTGCTGTGGCTGGCCGCGGCCTCGCTGCTGTGGGTCGGCGCCCGGTCGCTGCGCCGCACGGAGCTGATCGCCAGGCTGTGA
- a CDS encoding ABC transporter ATP-binding protein — protein sequence MSDAGPSSRSGGAPGVAAVRVTNAAAPDAPAVVAEGLTRRFGATTAVDGLDLKVARGELFALLGHNGAGKTTTLRMLAGVLTPSAGMARVLGLSPTTRGPEVRARLGVLPEHHALEERLSARQNLRYCAALYGYPEERVAARVDEMLDRFGLLSAADQRVGGFSKGMKQRLALARALLHEPELLFLDEPTSGLDPVVSRQVTETMRELSAGAGRTVLICTHDLALAQRVCDRVAVLQRGRLVALGTPRELAARLPQGRLHLGVGDGEGAAAAEAVRAAFPEAVVEAAAGSSSELVVTRLPPGATPRLVATLVGAGLAVHRVEPEQATLEDVYFAIHGEAPAGDRPPAEARRGEGA from the coding sequence GTGAGCGACGCGGGGCCGTCGTCGCGGAGCGGCGGCGCGCCGGGGGTCGCGGCGGTCCGGGTCACGAACGCCGCCGCGCCGGACGCCCCAGCCGTCGTCGCCGAGGGCCTCACGCGCCGCTTCGGGGCCACGACCGCCGTGGACGGCCTCGACCTGAAGGTCGCCCGCGGCGAGCTGTTCGCGCTCCTGGGCCACAACGGCGCCGGCAAGACCACGACGCTCCGCATGCTCGCCGGCGTACTCACGCCCAGCGCGGGCATGGCGCGCGTGCTCGGCCTCTCGCCCACGACGCGGGGGCCGGAGGTGAGGGCCAGGCTCGGCGTCCTGCCGGAGCACCACGCCCTGGAGGAGCGCCTCTCCGCGCGCCAGAACCTCAGGTACTGCGCCGCGCTCTACGGCTACCCGGAGGAGCGCGTCGCCGCCAGGGTCGACGAGATGCTCGACCGGTTCGGCCTGCTGTCGGCGGCCGACCAGCGCGTGGGCGGCTTCAGCAAGGGCATGAAGCAGAGGCTCGCGCTGGCGCGCGCGCTGCTGCACGAGCCCGAGCTGCTGTTCCTCGACGAGCCGACCTCGGGCCTCGACCCAGTCGTCTCCCGCCAGGTCACCGAGACGATGCGTGAGCTCAGCGCCGGCGCGGGGCGCACCGTCCTGATCTGCACCCACGACCTGGCGCTGGCGCAGCGCGTGTGCGACAGGGTCGCCGTCCTGCAGCGGGGCCGGCTCGTCGCCCTGGGCACGCCCCGCGAGCTCGCCGCCAGACTGCCGCAGGGACGCCTCCACCTCGGCGTCGGCGACGGTGAGGGGGCCGCCGCCGCGGAGGCCGTGAGGGCGGCGTTCCCCGAGGCCGTCGTCGAGGCGGCCGCGGGGTCGAGCTCCGAGCTCGTCGTCACGCGCCTGCCGCCGGGGGCGACGCCGCGGCTCGTGGCGACGCTGGTCGGGGCGGGCCTGGCCGTGCACAGGGTCGAGCCGGAACAGGCCACGCTCGAGGACGTCTACTTCGCGATCCACGGGGAGGCTCCGGCGGGGGACCGGCCGCCGGCGGAGGCGCGGCGAGGGGAGGGCGCGTGA
- a CDS encoding methyltransferase domain-containing protein has translation MSGRTEPGRPLRAAPFTMLASVYDAVMAEVEYDLWAEFVLRLAAERGYRSGPALDIGCGTGNSTAPFAARGVPVEGLDASREMLAVAAAKLPGTPFHLGDFASFSLPRRFALAYSVFDSLNNLLTDAAFTAACRNVARHLLPGGVFVFDANTELALRELWAGGKVEGWADDVYYSWRHSYEPETGLAYVEAFCSTPEGSFVERHVERGYSPAELRRLVAAAGFVDVDVVEYPGGEPAREDADRVWVAARWP, from the coding sequence ATGAGCGGGCGGACTGAGCCGGGCCGGCCGCTGCGCGCGGCCCCGTTCACCATGCTCGCCTCCGTCTACGACGCCGTCATGGCCGAGGTCGAGTACGACCTGTGGGCCGAGTTCGTGCTGCGCCTCGCCGCCGAGCGCGGCTACCGGTCGGGCCCCGCCCTCGACATCGGCTGCGGCACCGGCAACTCGACGGCGCCGTTCGCGGCGCGCGGCGTGCCGGTCGAGGGGCTCGACGCCAGCCGCGAGATGCTCGCCGTAGCCGCGGCGAAGCTGCCGGGCACGCCGTTCCACCTCGGCGACTTCGCGTCGTTCTCGCTGCCGCGCCGCTTCGCGCTGGCCTACTCGGTGTTCGATTCGCTCAACAACCTGCTCACCGACGCCGCGTTCACCGCGGCCTGCCGCAACGTCGCCCGCCACCTCCTGCCCGGCGGCGTGTTCGTCTTCGACGCCAACACCGAGCTGGCGCTGCGCGAGCTGTGGGCGGGCGGCAAGGTCGAGGGCTGGGCCGACGACGTCTACTACAGCTGGCGTCACTCCTACGAGCCCGAGACGGGGCTGGCCTACGTGGAGGCGTTCTGCAGCACCCCGGAGGGCAGCTTCGTCGAGCGGCACGTCGAGCGCGGCTACTCGCCGGCGGAGCTGCGGCGGCTCGTCGCGGCGGCCGGGTTCGTTGACGTGGACGTCGTCGAGTACCCCGGCGGCGAGCCGGCGCGCGAGGACGCCGACCGCGTGTGGGTGGCGGCGCGGTGGCCGTGA
- a CDS encoding NAD(P)H-quinone oxidoreductase, producing the protein MSPDVAAAGVPAVMRAAVVDQAGGVGVGQAPTPTLRPGEVLLKVMATALNRADLSQAAGNYPPPPGESEVLGLEAAGVLVAGDEEVMASAGVRLGGAYTALLPGGGYAEYVAVPAAMLIPVPEGWTWAEAASLPEAAFTAYLNLFMEARLQEGERLLVHGGASGVGSYAIMLAKRAGCTVYATAGGAEKCEACRRFGADLAVDRHARPFEEAVMEHTGGQGVDVILDIVGEAYLRANLDVLATGGRLVFIATLGGRRAQLDIRELMTRRLKLIGSTLRHRPLAEKLKVRQEFLARFGDDLAAGLLRPHVDRVYRLEEVAEAHAYMRENRNVGKVALLVDERAD; encoded by the coding sequence ATGTCACCAGACGTCGCGGCGGCCGGCGTCCCGGCGGTCATGCGCGCCGCCGTCGTCGACCAGGCCGGCGGCGTGGGCGTGGGGCAGGCGCCCACGCCGACCCTGCGCCCCGGCGAGGTCCTGCTGAAGGTCATGGCGACGGCGCTGAACCGCGCCGACCTGTCGCAGGCGGCCGGCAACTACCCCCCGCCGCCCGGCGAGTCTGAGGTGCTCGGGCTCGAGGCCGCCGGCGTGCTCGTCGCCGGCGACGAGGAGGTGATGGCGAGCGCGGGGGTGCGTCTGGGCGGCGCCTACACGGCCCTCCTGCCCGGCGGGGGCTACGCCGAGTACGTCGCGGTGCCCGCGGCGATGCTGATCCCGGTCCCGGAGGGCTGGACGTGGGCGGAGGCCGCCTCCCTGCCGGAGGCCGCCTTCACCGCCTACCTGAACCTGTTCATGGAGGCGCGCCTGCAGGAGGGGGAGCGCCTGCTCGTGCACGGCGGCGCCAGCGGGGTGGGGTCGTACGCGATCATGCTGGCCAAGCGCGCCGGCTGCACCGTGTACGCCACCGCCGGCGGCGCCGAGAAGTGCGAGGCGTGCCGGCGCTTCGGCGCCGACCTGGCCGTCGACAGGCACGCCCGGCCCTTCGAGGAGGCCGTCATGGAGCACACGGGCGGCCAGGGCGTGGACGTGATCCTCGACATCGTCGGCGAGGCCTACCTCAGGGCCAACCTCGACGTCCTGGCGACGGGCGGACGCCTCGTGTTCATCGCCACGCTCGGCGGTCGGCGGGCGCAGCTCGACATCCGCGAGCTGATGACGCGGCGGCTGAAGCTGATCGGCTCGACGCTGAGGCACAGGCCGCTCGCCGAGAAGCTCAAGGTGAGGCAGGAGTTCCTCGCGCGCTTCGGGGACGACCTGGCCGCGGGCCTGCTGAGGCCGCACGTGGACAGGGTCTACCGGCTCGAGGAGGTCGCCGAGGCCCACGCCTACATGCGCGAGAACCGCAACGTCGGCAAGGTGGCGCTGCTCGTCGATGAGCGGGCGGACTGA
- a CDS encoding rod shape-determining protein has translation MIGVDLGTTNVRIHVKGKGVLLREPAVIAVVKGTTDVKAVGQEAYRMLGRTPGNITAVRPMADGVIADYTLTEKMLKAFIGKVLTGPARFLRPNIMVCIPSGITEVERRAVVQAMHEIGARKAFLIEEPVAGAIGAGIKIAEPVGSMVIDIGGGTTDIAILSMGGIVVSESLRIAGNTFDRDIMAYVKAKHNLLIGDRTAEEIKRTVGAAKVVSPEDDRSVEVRGRDLIDGMPKTVTVSTQDVVTALSPSLEKLAAGLRKVVEQAPPELVADVIERGIVMTGGGALLRNLDAYLGAVTSIPVGVAPNAADCVVLGTAQALDMVHLLRDARYEA, from the coding sequence ATGATCGGCGTCGACCTCGGCACGACCAACGTAAGGATCCACGTGAAGGGCAAGGGTGTCCTGCTGAGGGAGCCGGCCGTGATCGCCGTCGTGAAGGGGACCACCGACGTCAAGGCCGTCGGTCAGGAGGCGTACCGGATGCTGGGGCGCACCCCCGGGAACATCACCGCCGTCAGGCCGATGGCCGACGGCGTCATCGCCGACTACACGCTGACCGAGAAGATGCTCAAGGCGTTCATCGGCAAGGTGCTGACCGGGCCGGCGCGCTTCCTGCGGCCGAACATCATGGTCTGCATACCATCCGGCATCACCGAGGTCGAGCGCCGCGCCGTCGTGCAGGCGATGCACGAGATCGGCGCGCGCAAGGCGTTCCTCATCGAGGAGCCCGTGGCCGGGGCCATCGGCGCTGGCATCAAGATCGCCGAGCCCGTCGGCTCGATGGTCATCGACATCGGCGGCGGCACCACCGACATCGCCATCCTCAGCATGGGCGGGATCGTCGTCTCCGAGAGCCTGCGCATCGCCGGCAACACGTTCGACCGCGACATCATGGCCTACGTCAAGGCCAAGCACAACCTGCTGATCGGCGACCGCACCGCCGAGGAGATCAAGCGCACCGTGGGGGCGGCGAAGGTCGTCTCGCCCGAGGACGACAGGAGCGTCGAGGTGCGCGGCCGCGACCTCATCGACGGCATGCCCAAGACCGTCACGGTGTCGACGCAGGACGTCGTGACGGCGTTGAGCCCCTCGCTGGAGAAGCTGGCCGCCGGGCTGCGCAAGGTCGTCGAGCAGGCGCCGCCCGAGCTCGTGGCGGACGTCATCGAGCGCGGCATCGTGATGACCGGCGGCGGCGCGCTCCTGCGCAACCTCGACGCCTACCTGGGCGCCGTGACCTCGATCCCCGTCGGCGTGGCCCCCAACGCCGCCGACTGCGTGGTGCTGGGCACCGCCCAGGCCCTCGACATGGTGCACCTGCTGCGCGACGCCCGCTACGAGGCCTGA
- a CDS encoding MATE family efflux transporter: MPRSVTGELRSLLVVAAPLVLAQVAQNGMSFVDTVMVGRLGAGPLAGLALGAVAFNFVYLLTMALVMAVSPVVAQAVGAGRHADGARTLRHGLVLALALSLPVALLVANLSPLLSLLRQEAGVVAAADEYLGAVAFGLPGALAFVALRGFLEGNGQTRPIMFVAGAGVLVNAGLNELLIFGRLGLPALGLVGAGVATAVTYSLMAVGAALVVSCGYGSLRVFRGWRLEGRVLRELLALGWPMSLSLGFEAGLFSATALVMGVFGEGPLAGHQVAMQTASLSFMVPLGVGIATSVRVGQAAGRGDRDGVRRAGWTGVAVAASFMCLTAALYILAPRLVTAVYLDVNDPANAVVVGWAATFLSLAGAFQLFDGVQVAAVGALRGLKDTRAPMLITLLSYWIVGFPLGLICAFWLDLGPRGMWYGLIASLVLAAVLLSLRFRALTGRRSLAPAAQGA; encoded by the coding sequence ATGCCTCGCAGCGTCACCGGAGAGCTCAGGAGCCTGCTCGTCGTCGCCGCGCCGCTGGTGCTGGCGCAGGTGGCGCAGAACGGCATGAGCTTCGTGGACACGGTGATGGTCGGCCGGCTCGGGGCGGGCCCGCTGGCCGGGCTCGCCCTCGGCGCGGTGGCCTTCAACTTCGTCTACCTGCTGACGATGGCGCTCGTCATGGCCGTCAGCCCCGTCGTGGCGCAGGCCGTCGGCGCCGGGCGGCACGCCGACGGCGCCAGGACGCTCCGCCACGGCCTGGTGCTGGCCCTGGCGCTGTCGCTGCCTGTGGCCCTGCTCGTAGCGAACCTGTCGCCCCTGCTGAGCCTGCTCAGGCAGGAGGCCGGCGTCGTGGCGGCGGCGGACGAGTACCTCGGGGCCGTGGCGTTCGGCTTGCCCGGCGCGCTGGCCTTCGTGGCGCTGCGCGGGTTCCTCGAGGGGAACGGCCAGACGCGGCCGATCATGTTCGTGGCCGGCGCCGGCGTGCTCGTCAACGCGGGCCTCAACGAGCTCCTGATCTTCGGGCGCCTCGGCCTGCCCGCCCTCGGCCTCGTCGGGGCCGGCGTCGCGACCGCGGTCACCTACAGCCTCATGGCCGTGGGCGCTGCCCTCGTCGTGAGCTGCGGCTACGGGTCGCTGCGGGTGTTCCGCGGCTGGCGCCTGGAGGGGCGCGTGCTGCGCGAGCTCCTGGCGCTCGGCTGGCCGATGAGCCTCTCGCTCGGCTTCGAGGCCGGACTGTTCTCGGCCACGGCGCTGGTTATGGGCGTGTTCGGGGAGGGGCCGCTCGCCGGCCACCAGGTCGCGATGCAGACGGCCTCGCTGTCGTTCATGGTGCCGCTGGGGGTGGGCATCGCCACGAGCGTCAGGGTGGGCCAGGCGGCCGGCAGGGGAGACCGCGACGGCGTGCGGCGCGCCGGGTGGACGGGCGTGGCCGTCGCCGCCTCGTTCATGTGCCTCACCGCCGCCCTCTACATCCTCGCGCCGCGGCTCGTCACGGCGGTCTACCTCGACGTGAACGACCCCGCGAACGCCGTCGTCGTGGGCTGGGCGGCCACGTTCCTCAGCCTGGCCGGAGCGTTCCAGCTCTTCGACGGCGTGCAGGTCGCCGCCGTCGGGGCGCTCAGGGGCCTCAAGGACACGCGCGCGCCGATGCTCATCACGCTCCTCTCTTACTGGATCGTCGGCTTCCCGCTGGGACTTATCTGCGCCTTCTGGCTGGACCTGGGCCCGCGCGGGATGTGGTACGGCCTGATCGCCTCCCTCGTGCTCGCGGCCGTGCTGCTGTCGCTGCGTTTCCGCGCCCTCACCGGGCGTCGCTCCCTGGCTCCCGCCGCGCAGGGCGCCTGA
- a CDS encoding ankyrin repeat domain-containing protein, giving the protein MRVLVAALLVAVLALGALYAFGLPPFGPREPAPPPVPEIFPVVETGDPAQVAEAIAGGADVHARNEAGLTPLMVAIASNAPTQVAEELLAAGADVNQQAANGLTALMLAASQGTPAQVVYLLNAGADPTVRDAEGRSAADHAAANPAVRTSGAYVRLVELQDVAFVRGWPSGYVVPVEGATISSRRHHLPGAPREYRNGVHEGFDFYSGTVSVPIEYGTPIRAAADGVVIRADHDYVEHTLEEYEQIIADATAALDTPPELLDELRGRQVWIRHAGGFVTRYAHLSSIAEAVVVGAHVRQGDIIATTGNSGTLEAAQGTRDGPHPHVEVWRGDETYLGAGLEPEEVWSLAAQVFGESALPPYHD; this is encoded by the coding sequence ATGCGTGTCCTGGTTGCGGCACTGCTCGTCGCCGTCCTCGCCCTGGGCGCCCTCTACGCCTTCGGCCTGCCGCCCTTCGGCCCCCGCGAGCCGGCGCCGCCGCCCGTCCCCGAGATCTTCCCCGTCGTCGAGACGGGCGACCCGGCGCAGGTCGCGGAGGCGATCGCCGGCGGGGCCGACGTCCACGCCCGCAACGAGGCCGGCCTCACGCCGCTGATGGTCGCCATCGCGTCGAACGCCCCGACACAGGTGGCCGAGGAGCTGCTGGCGGCGGGCGCCGACGTGAACCAGCAGGCGGCGAACGGCCTCACCGCCCTCATGCTCGCCGCCTCACAGGGGACGCCCGCCCAGGTCGTCTACCTGCTCAACGCCGGCGCCGACCCCACGGTGCGCGACGCCGAGGGGCGCTCGGCCGCCGACCACGCCGCCGCCAACCCGGCCGTGCGCACGTCGGGCGCCTACGTCAGGCTCGTGGAGCTGCAGGACGTGGCGTTCGTGCGCGGCTGGCCCAGCGGCTACGTGGTGCCCGTCGAGGGCGCCACGATCTCCTCGCGCCGCCACCACCTGCCCGGCGCGCCGCGGGAGTACCGCAACGGCGTGCACGAGGGCTTCGACTTCTACTCCGGAACCGTCAGCGTGCCCATCGAGTACGGCACGCCGATCCGGGCCGCCGCCGACGGCGTCGTGATCCGCGCCGACCACGACTACGTGGAGCACACGCTAGAGGAGTACGAGCAGATCATCGCCGACGCCACCGCCGCGCTCGACACCCCGCCGGAGCTGCTCGACGAGCTGCGCGGCCGCCAGGTGTGGATACGCCACGCGGGCGGTTTCGTCACGCGCTACGCCCACCTCTCCTCGATCGCCGAGGCCGTGGTCGTGGGCGCGCACGTGCGGCAGGGCGACATCATCGCCACGACGGGCAACTCGGGGACGCTCGAGGCGGCCCAGGGCACGAGGGACGGCCCGCACCCGCACGTGGAGGTGTGGCGCGGCGACGAGACGTACCTTGGCGCCGGGCTGGAGCCCGAGGAGGTGTGGTCGCTGGCCGCGCAGGTCTTCGGCGAGTCGGCGCTGCCGCCGTACCACGACTGA
- a CDS encoding TIGR00730 family Rossman fold protein, translated as MQDVEKQYVIDALAEDSWRMFRIMGEFVQGFEELAGVNKAVTVFGSARVREGSPHYESARRLACELAKAGYTVLTGGGPGIMEAANRGALEGGGQSVGLNIDLPHEQAPNPYQTSTVRFKYFFVRKVMLVKYSTAFVAYPGGFGTLDEVLEALTLIQTKKIKPFPVYFVGVEYWRGLVQWFQGTLLRQGTISENDLHLFKVCDDVGRIPQEIEEYYRNANHAGFNLPW; from the coding sequence ATGCAGGACGTCGAGAAGCAGTACGTCATCGACGCGCTGGCCGAGGACTCCTGGCGGATGTTCCGCATCATGGGCGAGTTCGTCCAGGGCTTCGAGGAGCTCGCCGGCGTGAACAAGGCCGTGACGGTCTTCGGCTCGGCGCGCGTGCGCGAGGGCTCGCCGCACTACGAGTCGGCCAGGCGGCTGGCCTGCGAGCTGGCCAAGGCCGGCTACACGGTGCTCACCGGCGGGGGCCCCGGCATCATGGAGGCCGCGAACCGCGGCGCCCTCGAGGGCGGTGGGCAGAGCGTCGGCCTCAACATCGACCTGCCGCACGAGCAGGCGCCGAACCCGTACCAGACGTCCACGGTGCGGTTCAAGTACTTCTTCGTGCGCAAGGTCATGCTGGTCAAGTACTCGACGGCCTTCGTCGCCTACCCCGGCGGCTTCGGCACGCTCGACGAGGTGCTGGAGGCGCTCACCCTCATCCAGACGAAGAAGATCAAGCCGTTCCCCGTCTACTTCGTGGGCGTCGAGTACTGGCGCGGCCTCGTCCAGTGGTTCCAGGGCACGCTGCTCAGGCAGGGCACGATCTCGGAGAACGACCTGCACCTCTTCAAGGTCTGCGACGACGTGGGCCGTATCCCGCAGGAGATCGAGGAGTACTACCGCAACGCCAACCACGCCGGCTTCAACCTGCCCTGGTGA